A DNA window from Deinococcus misasensis DSM 22328 contains the following coding sequences:
- a CDS encoding 2,3-bisphosphoglycerate-independent phosphoglycerate mutase: MLEVIRTLSKKTPSKIVLVVLDGVGGLPLETNGETELATAKTPNMDALAKDSQLGLVELVGAGITPGSGPGHLSLFGYDPITFTVGRGALSAVGIGVKLNAGDVAVRGNFATLGEDRVVLDRRAGRPSDEKNAEIVAKLKAAIPEIDGTPVEIYTESEHRFVVVFRANGTALGANVSDVDPQVTGVQPMVAKANDEASAKTAALVNAFVARTEEALKDEPQVNGALFRGYSDVPHFPSYEDVYQLKAACIASYPMYKGLASLVGMDVLDVPGEEDAMEEKMQVLKDNWDKYDFFYLHSKKTDSTGEDGNFAAKVKKVELFDSLLPKILELNPDVIAIVGDHSTPSKLASHSWHPVPFLLKSEYGRKDLAARYTEEEAGKGSLGLRKGTDVMPLLMANALKLQKYGA; encoded by the coding sequence ATGTTAGAAGTCATTCGTACCCTCTCCAAAAAAACCCCAAGCAAAATCGTCCTCGTGGTGTTGGACGGTGTGGGCGGCCTGCCCCTCGAAACCAACGGTGAAACCGAACTGGCCACCGCCAAAACCCCCAACATGGACGCTCTGGCCAAAGACAGCCAGCTCGGACTGGTGGAACTGGTTGGCGCAGGCATCACCCCCGGAAGTGGCCCCGGCCACCTGAGCCTGTTTGGTTATGACCCCATCACTTTCACTGTGGGCCGTGGTGCCCTGTCTGCTGTGGGCATTGGCGTGAAACTGAATGCTGGCGATGTGGCCGTGCGTGGAAACTTCGCCACCCTCGGAGAAGACCGCGTGGTGCTGGACCGCCGTGCAGGCCGTCCTTCCGACGAGAAAAACGCCGAGATTGTTGCAAAACTGAAAGCCGCCATCCCTGAGATCGACGGCACCCCTGTGGAAATCTACACCGAGTCCGAGCACCGTTTTGTGGTGGTGTTCCGTGCCAATGGAACCGCTCTGGGTGCCAACGTCAGCGATGTGGACCCTCAGGTGACGGGCGTCCAGCCCATGGTCGCCAAAGCCAACGATGAAGCCAGCGCCAAAACCGCTGCTCTGGTCAATGCTTTTGTGGCCCGCACCGAAGAAGCCCTCAAAGACGAGCCTCAGGTCAACGGTGCCCTGTTCCGTGGGTACTCGGATGTGCCCCACTTCCCCAGCTATGAGGACGTGTACCAACTGAAAGCCGCTTGCATCGCTTCTTACCCCATGTACAAAGGTCTGGCCAGTCTGGTCGGCATGGATGTGCTGGATGTCCCCGGCGAAGAAGACGCCATGGAAGAAAAAATGCAGGTCCTCAAGGACAACTGGGACAAGTACGATTTCTTCTACCTGCACTCCAAGAAAACCGACTCCACCGGCGAAGACGGCAACTTCGCAGCCAAAGTCAAGAAAGTGGAGCTGTTTGACAGCCTCCTGCCCAAGATTCTGGAATTGAACCCCGATGTGATCGCCATTGTGGGTGACCACTCCACCCCCAGCAAACTGGCCAGCCACTCCTGGCACCCCGTGCCTTTCCTGCTCAAGAGCGAGTATGGCCGCAAGGACCTTGCGGCCCGTTACACCGAAG